The bacterium genome includes the window AGGGCTGAAAATCTGGGGTCTTGTCTAATAGTCTGGTGTGTAAGAAGCAGTGGTTTTCCCTCTTTAGCTACCAGGCCTGCAATTGGCTCGCCAACTTTGATTCTGACTGATTTCTTAGCCTCTTCTGGCAGACCTCTTGCTACCTTAATCTGTAGAGTTTCTTCTTTATCATCTAAAAGCATCAGAGAACCTTCATCTGCCTTAGTTACTCTAATACTTGAATCCATAATCAATTCTAACAATTCTTCTAAATTAAATGTAGAACTCATCAACTCCGTGATTTTATAAAGTTCTTCTAAATAAGATTTACTTTTCTCCTGTATCATTTTTTTCCTCCTGAGAATTTGATTCAATAAAACCACAGATGCACACAGATTAACACGGATTTATTTTTTTATCTGTGTTTATCATTTATACAACTAATCTCTCATATTCTAATTTAGTCTTAGCAAAGTTTAAAATAAGTCCAACTTCATATCCAGTCGCTTTTAAATAATTTAACAATTGAGCCTTATGAATCTTACTTATCTCATCTACTGCCTTTACTTCTACTATTACTTTATCTTCTATTATCAAATCAGCTACATATATTCCTACTTCTTTTCCTTTATAGAATATCTCTATTTTCTTTTGAGCCTCAACTTTCATCCCTTTTAATCTTAACTCACAAACAACTGAATTTTCATAAACTTTCTCTAAAAATCCACATCCAAGAATATTATGAACCTCAAAGGCAGCATTTAAAATTTGATAGGTGATTTCTTTATACTTAAACCTTTTATTATCTGTGTTCATCTGTGTTTATCTGTGGTTCCTTTCTTATTTCTGAAACAGAGTCCTAAGAGAATTTGCTTGACGAATGTTATAATTTATGGTATATTAAACTCATGATTCCATTGACTAAGAAACAACGAGAAAATTTATCAAAGGCATTATTTGATATTAGTAAACTAATACTTACGGCGTTAGTGTTAGGTAGTTTCATTTCTAATAGAGCATTTGATTTACTTACTTTTCTGATTGGAATATGTATTTTTCTTTTATGTTTCATAATAGCTATTACCATTGATAAATAGGAGGTGCCTAAAATGTCTGAGAGTGCATTAGCGATGTTAACTATTTTTATCGGCGTAGCAATAGTAGTTGTTCCTCTTGCTATCATTTCGTTATACCAGGACTATCGTGAGAAGCATCAATCCTCAAAAGATGAAATGCTAAAGCATTAACTCATAATCAAGAATTTTAGCTTTGCCTGACAGGCATTCCGGAAAGAATACCTCCATATTCTGTAAATGGTGATAGTATTTCAAGCCCTTTAGAGGTAATTTTAAATTCCCGAATATACTTATCGTGTTCAATTCCTCTTGCCTTTAAAATAGCTAAAGCTCTACTGACATGAGATTCTAATTCTACATACCGCAGTAAAACTACATTATCCGCAATAAATGAAATACCATACTCAGTTATTTTGAGAGGGTCAAACAACTCGGTAATCTCATTGGTCAATAATGAGGTTATGCCATTAGACTTAAAGAAATTAACCACAGAATAGACATAATCCTTATACCTTACCTTATTAGGTGTAGCAATCTCTAGGTCCATAAGTGAATCAATCACTACCCGTTTAGCCTGAATCTGTGCCACTACATCTTTAATATGAGCAGTATGTTCATCAACACTTAACTCCACAGGCGAGGTATAAAGTAGTTTAACCTTCCCTTCGCGCTCCATCTTTTCCAGATTCCAGCCAAATCCTGATGCAATTTCATATAATTGAGATGGACTTTCCTGGAACGATACGATTACCCCTGGTTCACCCTGCTCAATTCCTTCGGTGATGAAGTGAAGTCCTAAAAGTGTTTTACCTGTTCCTGCACCACCTGCAACTAATGTAGATGTCCCTTTAGGTAACCCACCACCCATCATCTTGTCTATCTCCTTTACCCCTGTGGAAATCCGCTCTTTAGTTACTTCATACCTTGGTGGATAAAGAGGTGTTTTAATTCGTGGATAAATCTTTATCCCCGCATTAGAGATAGTAAAAGGATGGTCTCCACGAAAATAATTCACTCCACGCATTTTAGAGATATTGATAAATCTAACATCTTGCATACCTTGCTTTTCAGTATATAATTTAAAAACTCCATCAGCAACAGCAAATACTGGTTCTTTCACCATCTCATCTTCAGTATACTCACCAACTAAGAAGGATATAGCCTGCCATGTAGTTAGATTAACTGCTAACTCATAGCCAAATTCCCTTACTTCATGAGGCGTCTCAGCTAATTCGTGTAAAGCCTTAAATGAATCAATAACAATTACCTTAGGCATATTCTTTTCTACATATTCAACAATAGTTTCCATTGACTTCATCAAGCCCTTTTGTCTGAATATCTCACCAATATCAATGAATATGACACTCTTTCCTATTTTATCTACATCGAAGTAATCAAAATGCTGCTGATAACGCATCATCTTTAATGCCGGCTCGGAAATAGTAGTAAAACATAACGACTTACCATCCTCAGTAGCATTATTAAACATTATCTGCTGAGTAAGAATAGTCTTACCCGAACCTGGTGGACCTGTGATAATATTGACTGAAAAGTCAGGTATGCCACCGCCTAAAATCTCATCTAAGTTCTCTATCCCTGATTGTATCTTTTTTAACTCATCCATTTTTTTTACCTCCTCCTTTTTATAAAGTA containing:
- a CDS encoding GAF domain-containing protein, whose amino-acid sequence is MIQEKSKSYLEELYKITELMSSTFNLEELLELIMDSSIRVTKADEGSLMLLDDKEETLQIKVARGLPEEAKKSVRIKVGEPIAGLVAKEGKPLLLTHQTIRQDPRFSALQERGAIKSALSIPLKTKDKVIGVLNLNVIITEATFTKE
- a CDS encoding GxxExxY protein, with the translated sequence MNTDNKRFKYKEITYQILNAAFEVHNILGCGFLEKVYENSVVCELRLKGMKVEAQKKIEIFYKGKEVGIYVADLIIEDKVIVEVKAVDEISKIHKAQLLNYLKATGYEVGLILNFAKTKLEYERLVV
- a CDS encoding DUF6722 family protein encodes the protein MIPLTKKQRENLSKALFDISKLILTALVLGSFISNRAFDLLTFLIGICIFLLCFIIAITIDK
- a CDS encoding ATPase domain-containing protein; translation: MDELKKIQSGIENLDEILGGGIPDFSVNIITGPPGSGKTILTQQIMFNNATEDGKSLCFTTISEPALKMMRYQQHFDYFDVDKIGKSVIFIDIGEIFRQKGLMKSMETIVEYVEKNMPKVIVIDSFKALHELAETPHEVREFGYELAVNLTTWQAISFLVGEYTEDEMVKEPVFAVADGVFKLYTEKQGMQDVRFINISKMRGVNYFRGDHPFTISNAGIKIYPRIKTPLYPPRYEVTKERISTGVKEIDKMMGGGLPKGTSTLVAGGAGTGKTLLGLHFITEGIEQGEPGVIVSFQESPSQLYEIASGFGWNLEKMEREGKVKLLYTSPVELSVDEHTAHIKDVVAQIQAKRVVIDSLMDLEIATPNKVRYKDYVYSVVNFFKSNGITSLLTNEITELFDPLKITEYGISFIADNVVLLRYVELESHVSRALAILKARGIEHDKYIREFKITSKGLEILSPFTEYGGILSGMPVRQS